The following coding sequences lie in one Rutidosis leptorrhynchoides isolate AG116_Rl617_1_P2 chromosome 4, CSIRO_AGI_Rlap_v1, whole genome shotgun sequence genomic window:
- the LOC139844125 gene encoding 65-kDa microtubule-associated protein 3-like translates to MPSKDPLLQMETTCVSLLCELKIIWDEVGENDVERDKMLLELKRECLEVQRRKVDFANKFRAQLRQAIADSEAELASICSAMGERPVHIRHSDQNFGNLKAELRAILPELEEMKKRKWIAEINLLKFWRNSYNFFKHNSG, encoded by the exons ATGCCTTCAAAAGATCCACTTTTGCAAATGGAAACAACATGTGTATCACTGCTATGTGAATTAAAG ATTATATGGGATGAAGTTGGCGAAAATGATGTTGAAAGGGACAAGATGTTGTTAGAGCTCAAACGGGAATGTCTTGAGGTGCAAAGAAGAAAAGTAGATTTTGCAAATAAATTTAGAGCTCAATTAAGACAAGCCATTGCCGATTCTGAAGCGGAGTTAGCATCTATTTGTTCGGCTATGGGCGAGCGACCCGTCCATATTAGACAT TCTGATCAAAACTTTGGAAACTTAAAAGCAGAACTGAGAGCCATTCTTCCAGAATTAGAAGAAATGAAGAAGCGAAAATGGATCGCAGAAATCAATTTATTGAAGTTTTGGAGGAATTCATACAACTTCTTCAAGCACAATTCTGGATGA